Part of the candidate division WOR-3 bacterium genome, TGGCTCCGTTGACGTAATTGCCGGGGGTTCCGTAGGTTTCGGCAGCTTTTCTCGCCGCTTCGTGAATGTTTATCATTATCTTGTGCAGTTTCTGATCTACTTCGTCGAACGACCATGATGTGAACGCGGCATTTTGGCTCATCTCCAGACCTGAAGTCGCTACGCCTCCGGCATTTGCGGCTTTTGCGGGACCGAAAAGAATTTTCTTGTCGATAAAAACCTTTACGGCGTCTGGAGTCGAGGGCATGTTTGCGCCTTCACCGACCGCCATGCATCCGTTAGACACGAGGGCTTCCGCGCTCGCTTTATCTATCTCGTTCTGAGTTGCGCTGGGGAACGCGACGTCGCATTTAATTTTCCAGATGTTGGTCCAGTTGTCTTCGTATTTGGCGCTCTTGTGCTGATCGACGTACTCTTTGATTCTTCCTCTCTTGACTTCTTTTATCTGTTTTACAGTGTCGAGTTTAATGCCGTCGGGATCGTATATGAATCCGTTTGAATCGCTCATGGCTACCGGCTTGGCTCCGAGCTGATACAGTTTGTCAACCGTATATATCGCGACGTTTCCCGAACCGGAGACGACGGCGGTTTTGCCTTTGTACGTCTCTCCTTTGGTCTTGAGCATCTCTTCGACGAAATAAACGCATCCGTAACCGGTAGCCTGTGTCCTGGCGAGACTTCCTCCCCAGGTCAATCCTTTGCCTGTCAGGACCCCTTCGAAACGGTTTGTTATTTTTTTGAAAGTGCCGAACATATATCCAATCTCTCTGCCGCCGACTCCTATGTCGCCTGCGGGAACGTCTGTGTTGGCGCCGAGATATCTGAAAAGCTCAGTCATGAAGCTTGTGCAGAAATTCATTACTTCGCGTTCCGATTTGCCCTTGGGATCGAAATCAGATCCGCCTTTTCCCCCGCCCATGGGTATTCCCGTCAGGGCGTTTTTGAATATCTGTTCGAAACCGAGGAATTTAATGATTCCGAGATAAACAGATGGATGCAAACGGAGACCGCCTTTGTACGGACCTATCGCCGAATTGAATTCAACGCGAAAACCTCTGTTTACTCTTATTTTTCCTGTGTCGTCCTGCCACGGTACTCTGAATATTATCTGTCGTTCGGGCTCGACAATTCTTTCTACGATACCGGCATCTTTGTATTCCGGATGTCTGTCAAGGACGGGCTCGATAGATTCCAGAACCTCCTTTACGGCTTGTATGAATTCAGGTTCGTTGGAGTTTCTTTTTTCCACTGCGTTCATGAGGTCTGAGATGTAAGACATCCGGCTTCCTCCTTTTGGATTTGTGATATATTCCGGTCATCAGAATAAAAAAGAAAAATATACTTAGCTTCAACAAGTGTCAAGAAAAATGTATTTATGCGAATATAAAAATGATGTTATTATTCCTCGTCGCCGGAACATTTCGTTTCTGCGGATGTTTTTTTGCGTTTAGTATAATCAGGAGGGATTAAATGAGCATGATAACCGGAATATTCTCACGTGAAATACTCGATTCAAGAGGCAATCCGACGGTTCAGACGGAATGCTTGCTCGAAACGGGAGAAATCGGCGTAGCGAGCGTGCCTTCAGGCGCTTCAACGGGCACTCACGAAGCTGTTGAACTAAGAGACGGCAATGAATCGAGATACGGAGGCAAGGGAGTACTTTCGGCAGTTAAAAATGTGAACGAAGAGATAGCTGAGGAAATTATCGGAATGGACGCAGTGGATCAGGCATCAGTTGATGAAGCTTTGATAAAGCTTGACGGCACGCCAAACAAGTCAAAACTCGGAGCCAACGCGATACTTTCAGTTTCACTGGCTGTCGCGAGAGCCGCCTCAGAGTATTGCGATCTGCCTCTTTACAGGTATTTAGGCGGAGTTTTTGCCAGAACTTTGCCCGTTCCTCTTTGCAACGTCCTAAACGGAGGCAGACACGCGGTAGGAGGAGTTGATTTTCAGGAATTTATGCTCGCTCCAGTCGGAGCAAAGTGTTTTTCCGAAGCGATAAGGTTTGTAACGGAAACATATCACACTCTCGTAAAAATAGTATTCGACAAAGGTTATTCGGTCGGACTCGGCGACGAAGGCGGAGTGGCGCCTTCTCTCAAACGAAACGAAGAGGCTATGGAACTGATAGTGCAGAGCATTGAAAAATCAGGGTACATTCCCGGAGAAGACGTCGCGATAGCTCTGGATCCTGCGGCATCCGAGGTATTCAAAAACGGTTCGTACAGGCTTGAAAAAGAAGATAAAAGTCTCTCATCCGATGAAATGATTTCGTTATGGTTGTCATGGATGGAAAAGTACCCTTTGATATCAATTGAGGACGGACTCGCCGAAGACGACTGGGAAGGCTGGAAGAAATTCAGACAGGCCGCGGGGGATAAAATTCAATTGGTGGGTGACGACATCTTCGTCACCAATCCCGGAATACTGGAAAGAGGAATCAGGGAGAATTGCGCAAATTCCGTTCTTATAAAACTTAATCAGATCGGGACTCTGACGGAAACTCTCCAGTGCATCGAAATGGCTAAAAACAGCGGCTGGACGACAGTAATAAGCCACAGGAGCGGAGAAACATCGGACACGACGATTGCTGACCTCGCAGTTGCAGTGAACTCAGGCCAGATAAAAACGGGGGCTCCGTCAAGAAGCGAAAGAGTGGAAAAATACAACAGACTGATGGCGATAGAGGAAGAACTCGGCAACGGATCATATTATCCGGGCGCCAAGGCGTTCAAATAGAGTTTTGAAAAAACGTTTGTTTTTCACCGTTTTAACCGTTCTGGCAGTTGTTTTAACGGTTAAAA contains:
- the eno gene encoding phosphopyruvate hydratase — protein: MSMITGIFSREILDSRGNPTVQTECLLETGEIGVASVPSGASTGTHEAVELRDGNESRYGGKGVLSAVKNVNEEIAEEIIGMDAVDQASVDEALIKLDGTPNKSKLGANAILSVSLAVARAASEYCDLPLYRYLGGVFARTLPVPLCNVLNGGRHAVGGVDFQEFMLAPVGAKCFSEAIRFVTETYHTLVKIVFDKGYSVGLGDEGGVAPSLKRNEEAMELIVQSIEKSGYIPGEDVAIALDPAASEVFKNGSYRLEKEDKSLSSDEMISLWLSWMEKYPLISIEDGLAEDDWEGWKKFRQAAGDKIQLVGDDIFVTNPGILERGIRENCANSVLIKLNQIGTLTETLQCIEMAKNSGWTTVISHRSGETSDTTIADLAVAVNSGQIKTGAPSRSERVEKYNRLMAIEEELGNGSYYPGAKAFK
- the gdhA gene encoding NADP-specific glutamate dehydrogenase; the protein is MSYISDLMNAVEKRNSNEPEFIQAVKEVLESIEPVLDRHPEYKDAGIVERIVEPERQIIFRVPWQDDTGKIRVNRGFRVEFNSAIGPYKGGLRLHPSVYLGIIKFLGFEQIFKNALTGIPMGGGKGGSDFDPKGKSEREVMNFCTSFMTELFRYLGANTDVPAGDIGVGGREIGYMFGTFKKITNRFEGVLTGKGLTWGGSLARTQATGYGCVYFVEEMLKTKGETYKGKTAVVSGSGNVAIYTVDKLYQLGAKPVAMSDSNGFIYDPDGIKLDTVKQIKEVKRGRIKEYVDQHKSAKYEDNWTNIWKIKCDVAFPSATQNEIDKASAEALVSNGCMAVGEGANMPSTPDAVKVFIDKKILFGPAKAANAGGVATSGLEMSQNAAFTSWSFDEVDQKLHKIMINIHEAARKAAETYGTPGNYVNGANIAGFEKVAKAMFDQGIFG